A single Micromonospora luteifusca DNA region contains:
- a CDS encoding polysaccharide deacetylase family protein: MSRLSPGTAPRSRRLRAALAVLTTAVAMCGVVLAATSTPSSAATCNGYVGLTFDDGPTGNTSALLNVLRNNGVRATMFNVGQNVQNNRSAAQAQVAAGMWVANHSWNHAHMTSMSQSQMQSDLSQTSSAIQSATGVRPQLFRPPYGETNSTLQSVASSLGMRQVIWDVDSQDWNGASVGQIVSNASRLQAGQVILMHDGIQNTRDAIPQIVANLTSRNLCPGMISPSTGRAVAPDGSTPPPSTGTPPPSTGTPPPGNGSCTATATTPNVWGDRYNTSVTVSGASTWTVVVAITAPQRVSTIWNGNATWDSSGTVMTMRSNGSGNTFGFTTMTNGNSSARPQIRSCTAG, translated from the coding sequence ATGAGCAGGCTCTCCCCCGGCACGGCCCCGCGGTCGAGGCGGTTGCGCGCGGCACTGGCCGTCCTCACCACCGCCGTGGCGATGTGCGGCGTCGTCCTCGCGGCCACCTCGACCCCGTCGAGCGCCGCCACCTGCAACGGCTACGTCGGCCTCACCTTCGATGACGGCCCGACCGGCAACACCAGCGCGTTGCTGAACGTGCTGCGCAACAACGGCGTACGGGCCACGATGTTCAACGTCGGGCAGAACGTCCAGAACAACCGGTCGGCGGCGCAGGCACAGGTGGCCGCCGGCATGTGGGTCGCCAACCACAGCTGGAACCACGCCCACATGACCTCGATGAGCCAGTCTCAGATGCAGTCCGACCTGTCCCAGACCAGCTCGGCGATCCAGTCGGCCACCGGCGTCCGACCGCAGTTGTTCCGGCCGCCGTACGGGGAAACCAACTCCACCCTCCAGTCGGTCGCGTCCTCGCTCGGCATGCGCCAGGTGATCTGGGACGTGGACTCACAGGACTGGAACGGCGCGAGCGTCGGCCAGATCGTGTCCAACGCGAGCCGCCTCCAGGCGGGTCAGGTCATCCTCATGCACGACGGGATCCAGAACACCCGCGACGCGATCCCCCAGATCGTCGCCAACCTGACCAGCCGCAACCTGTGCCCCGGCATGATCTCGCCGTCCACCGGCCGTGCGGTCGCGCCCGACGGCTCGACCCCGCCGCCCAGCACCGGCACCCCGCCGCCCAGCACGGGGACTCCGCCGCCCGGCAACGGCAGCTGCACCGCGACGGCGACGACCCCCAACGTCTGGGGCGACCGGTACAACACGTCGGTGACGGTCAGCGGCGCCAGCACGTGGACCGTGGTGGTGGCCATCACCGCACCGCAGCGGGTCTCCACCATCTGGAACGGCAACGCCACCTGGGACAGCAGCGGCACCGTCATGACCATGCGGTCCAACGGCAGCGGCAACACCTTCGGCTTCACCACGATGACCAACGGCAACAGCAGCGCCCGCCCGCAGATCCGCTCCTGCACCGCAGGCTGA
- a CDS encoding endonuclease domain-containing protein has protein sequence MAQPVWVDVDANGAWWATPPTRRVSHLPDVDPELLRVALDPLPPAAPAIVHYRPTVAGPLGDLVDTLLDQLDTAALAMFPRWLAGADRFDSEGTLGVAAVRALAARTAARSRHFGPFLADLAERGLRGRRRPAGRSRFAPGVRAAGLARVIAEAYDRESCVLVVALPDLDADAERTLVAAAEWLVRHGGFTVWLAGGPLRHADRVRSVPVPVPARFAELASTNERIPATAVEPESTVLAWPPIAGVPRGDSTAEQALERALAPHDWARGRRWNQTYEWHVLGAAYRLDLFWPVEGLAVEVDGPEHRGRIAFANDRRRDVQLQLLGLDVLRFTNEQVLTDAPAVVDGIRRLLARRRAGGTHPHGDETS, from the coding sequence ATGGCGCAGCCCGTTTGGGTCGACGTAGACGCCAACGGGGCCTGGTGGGCTACCCCGCCGACGCGGCGAGTGAGTCACCTGCCGGACGTCGACCCGGAGCTGCTGCGGGTGGCACTGGACCCGTTGCCACCGGCAGCGCCCGCGATCGTGCACTACCGGCCCACGGTGGCGGGTCCGCTCGGTGACCTCGTGGACACCCTGCTCGACCAACTGGACACCGCAGCCCTCGCGATGTTTCCCCGCTGGCTGGCAGGGGCCGACCGTTTCGACAGCGAGGGCACGCTCGGCGTGGCGGCGGTGCGCGCCCTCGCGGCCCGTACCGCCGCCCGCTCCCGGCACTTCGGCCCGTTCCTCGCCGACCTCGCCGAGCGTGGGCTGCGCGGTCGGCGCCGCCCCGCCGGCCGGTCCCGCTTCGCCCCGGGGGTACGCGCCGCCGGGCTCGCCCGGGTGATCGCCGAGGCGTACGACCGGGAGAGCTGCGTACTCGTCGTGGCCCTGCCTGACCTGGATGCGGACGCCGAGCGGACGCTGGTGGCCGCCGCCGAGTGGCTCGTGCGGCACGGCGGCTTCACGGTGTGGTTGGCCGGTGGCCCGCTGCGCCACGCCGACCGGGTGCGCTCGGTCCCGGTGCCGGTGCCGGCACGATTCGCCGAGCTGGCCAGCACGAACGAACGGATTCCGGCCACCGCCGTCGAGCCGGAGTCGACGGTGCTGGCCTGGCCGCCGATCGCGGGCGTGCCACGCGGTGACAGCACCGCCGAGCAGGCGTTGGAACGCGCGCTCGCGCCGCACGACTGGGCGCGGGGCCGGCGGTGGAACCAGACCTACGAGTGGCATGTCCTGGGTGCGGCGTACCGACTGGATCTGTTTTGGCCCGTGGAGGGTCTTGCGGTCGAGGTGGACGGCCCGGAGCATCGTGGGCGAATCGCTTTCGCCAACGATCGGCGGAGAGACGTGCAGTTGCAACTCCTCGGGCTGGACGTGCTTCGCTTCACCAACGAGCAGGTGCTGACCGACGCGCCGGCGGTGGTCGACGGGATCCGTCGGCTGCTGGCCCGGCGACGCGCGGGCGGCACGCACCCCCACGGAGATGAGACATCATGA
- a CDS encoding acetamidase/formamidase family protein, translating into MRHTLTPGDDTLHGHFSPDFAPVLTIDPGDTVTYRTLDCWWSAGAYPGGSHRDRPRAPQYQPDHGHALIGPVAVRGARAGQTLAVRIDAVVPATWGTTVAGGWPSGFNQRYGVDQEGVVHSWELDPVTMTGRNQHGHTVTLRPFMGVLGMPPAEPGRHSTIPPRAWGGNLDCKDLTAGSTLLLPIPVDEALFSVGDGHAAQGDGEVGGTAIECPMDEVTLTFDVRDDFPVTGPVARIADAWLTQGIGASLDDATFMALDSMLTLMQRLHGLSRPDAVALASVTVDVRVTQIVNQTVGAHAVLRDDALRRPGH; encoded by the coding sequence ATGCGACACACCCTCACGCCCGGGGACGACACCCTGCACGGCCACTTCTCCCCCGATTTCGCCCCCGTGCTCACCATCGACCCCGGCGACACCGTCACCTACCGCACCCTGGACTGCTGGTGGTCGGCCGGCGCGTATCCCGGCGGCTCGCACCGGGACCGACCCCGGGCGCCGCAGTACCAACCCGACCACGGGCACGCGCTGATCGGTCCGGTCGCGGTCCGTGGCGCTCGCGCCGGCCAGACCCTCGCGGTACGCATCGACGCGGTCGTCCCGGCCACCTGGGGCACCACCGTGGCCGGCGGTTGGCCCAGCGGCTTCAACCAGCGGTACGGCGTCGACCAGGAAGGCGTCGTGCATTCCTGGGAGCTGGACCCCGTGACGATGACCGGTCGCAACCAGCATGGCCACACCGTCACGCTCCGGCCCTTCATGGGTGTGCTCGGGATGCCACCCGCCGAGCCGGGGCGTCATTCGACGATCCCGCCGCGCGCCTGGGGGGGCAACCTGGACTGCAAGGACCTCACCGCCGGCAGCACCCTGCTGCTGCCGATCCCGGTCGACGAGGCGCTGTTCTCCGTCGGGGACGGGCACGCCGCACAGGGCGACGGCGAGGTGGGCGGCACCGCCATCGAATGTCCGATGGACGAGGTGACGCTGACCTTCGACGTCCGCGACGACTTCCCGGTCACCGGGCCGGTGGCCCGCATCGCCGACGCCTGGCTGACCCAGGGGATCGGCGCGTCCCTCGACGACGCCACGTTCATGGCCCTGGACTCGATGCTGACCCTGATGCAGCGGTTGCACGGCCTCAGCCGCCCGGACGCCGTGGCGCTGGCCAGCGTCACTGTCGACGTACGGGTGACGCAGATCGTCAACCAGACCGTCGGTGCGCACGCGGTGCTCCGTGACGACGCGCTGCGCCGGCCGGGGCACTGA
- a CDS encoding WGR domain-containing protein, with amino-acid sequence MSQETTYLELSEVDGAHKFYEVSVDDATLTVRFGRIGDQGQVKASAYPDNARARAAAAKKIGEKVRKGYAPAVPGVRQKRTVSRRQIVSTRSTAHTAPVLWRYDSGAPAFGIFVDGRHCMVGNEHGVITTLDHDAQVRSQVRLPDGVKCIVADDAWIYAGCDDGNVYDLSGKVPRVAYAIAPEIDIYWLDIHDGVLGVSDADGGITAVDHEDEFLWRRPGRGRSAWMVRCDTDAIYHGHSQGVTGYEWRTGRELWHTRTGSVLFGWQEHGSVFAGTGTREVVRLSKAGRFERSYLCDAPVFSCATAEGGRYVFAGDSQSSIYCFDAAGTRLWKLGTGCGSAYSMQYHDDRLYVVTTGGHLACIDASEPAIRAAQAGDVPAVRDIKAPRQAPRPVEPTIVEVTSDAGGGVIVQCLDDRGRMRVQVLSDGYRRDWSVQFPKGIREPGARYLVTEVRESSRGGFYRAFGDIRRLR; translated from the coding sequence ATGTCCCAGGAGACGACCTACCTCGAACTGTCCGAAGTGGACGGTGCGCACAAGTTTTACGAGGTCAGCGTCGACGATGCCACACTGACCGTGCGCTTCGGTCGGATCGGCGACCAGGGGCAGGTCAAGGCGAGCGCCTATCCGGACAATGCGCGGGCCCGGGCAGCCGCGGCGAAGAAGATCGGGGAGAAGGTCCGCAAGGGCTATGCACCGGCGGTCCCCGGCGTCCGACAGAAGCGCACCGTCTCCCGACGGCAGATCGTCAGCACCCGCTCCACCGCCCACACCGCACCGGTGCTCTGGCGTTACGACTCCGGCGCCCCCGCCTTCGGCATCTTCGTCGACGGGCGGCACTGCATGGTCGGCAACGAGCACGGTGTGATCACCACGCTCGACCACGACGCCCAGGTGCGCAGCCAGGTCCGCCTCCCCGACGGCGTGAAGTGCATCGTCGCCGACGACGCCTGGATTTACGCCGGATGCGATGACGGCAACGTCTACGACCTCTCCGGGAAGGTCCCCCGGGTGGCGTACGCGATCGCTCCGGAGATCGACATCTACTGGCTGGACATCCACGACGGTGTCCTGGGCGTCTCGGACGCCGACGGCGGGATCACCGCGGTCGACCACGAGGACGAGTTCCTGTGGCGCAGGCCCGGGCGGGGCCGCTCGGCCTGGATGGTGCGGTGCGACACCGACGCGATCTACCACGGCCATTCGCAGGGGGTGACCGGCTACGAGTGGCGTACCGGCCGCGAACTGTGGCACACCAGGACCGGTTCGGTGCTCTTCGGCTGGCAGGAGCACGGCAGCGTCTTCGCCGGAACTGGCACCCGTGAGGTGGTGCGCCTGTCCAAGGCCGGTCGGTTCGAACGCAGCTACCTGTGCGACGCCCCGGTGTTCTCCTGCGCCACGGCGGAGGGCGGCCGGTACGTCTTCGCTGGTGACAGCCAGTCCTCGATCTACTGCTTCGACGCGGCGGGCACCCGGTTGTGGAAACTCGGCACCGGCTGCGGCTCGGCGTACTCGATGCAGTATCACGACGACCGGCTCTATGTTGTCACCACCGGCGGCCATCTCGCCTGCATCGACGCGAGCGAGCCGGCGATCCGGGCGGCCCAGGCCGGGGATGTGCCCGCGGTGCGCGACATCAAGGCTCCCCGCCAGGCGCCTCGGCCGGTCGAGCCGACGATCGTCGAGGTGACCAGCGACGCGGGCGGCGGCGTGATCGTGCAGTGCCTCGACGATCGGGGGCGGATGCGGGTTCAGGTGCTGTCCGACGGCTACCGGCGTGACTGGTCGGTGCAGTTCCCCAAGGGGATCCGCGAGCCGGGCGCCCGCTATCTGGTGACCGAGGTCCGCGAGTCCAGCCGTGGCGGGTTCTACCGGGCGTTCGGCGACATCCGCCGTCTGCGCTGA
- a CDS encoding GH92 family glycosyl hydrolase, whose amino-acid sequence MTTAALLPLGLLVAAPLAHAAPAAATPGNFSSSFEPADPQPVTSTVELGANGKPVQANASGQVNTLPGSLLGQVSTVTASAEHPPDEVAANLKDADPSTKWLMFQPSGWVTYQLAKPATVVRYSLTAANDEPTRDPKDFVVQGSNDGSTWTDLDKRAGETFSGRFATKTYSLTNTSAYGFYRLNITANSGDSLVQLADWNISDGSDVLPPMVSEATAGPSGGYTTKPDVGFTGLAALRYAGGAEGNGRSYATNKLFDVHIPVGPKTRLSYKLFPEFTGKDAGYPSTYAAVDLHFTDGSYLSGRSPVDQHGYPLTGAGQGASKVLYADQWNLVQADLGTVAPGKTIDRILLAYDNPQATGETRFQGWIDDIELTAAPASIDGSKLTNYVDTRRGTNSTSGFSRGNNLPITSVPNGFNFFTPVTDATSDTWEYQYHRINNEANLPMLQGLAISHEPSPWMGDRNQMSVMPVAGDGPLTGAPASRALAFRHDDETAQPDLYRVTLQNGLIAEMSPTDHAGIMRFTFPAGQATGSLVFHNGTFTIGADGTFTGWVDNGSPLSAGRSRMFVSGAFDRAPTASAATSATFDLSASREVTMRLATSFLSVDQARRNLDLEVTGKSFDQIHAAATAAWKDRLGRVEVRGATEAQLVTMYSNLYRLNLYPNSQSENTGTAAAPRWQYASPVSTPTGASTPTHTGAKIVDGQIYVNNGFWDTYRTVWPAYALLYPDIAAKISDGFVQHYRDGGWIARWSSPGYADLMTGTSANVALAQAYLTGVKLPDPLAAYNAAVKDATVASGRGEVGRKGIETSLFLGYTPTSTGESVSWALEGYINDYGIGNMGAALAEDPATPKSERARLKEESRYFLERAQNYVHLFDPKTKLFQGRDAAGNFLAGDPLDWGGVYTETNGWNFTFTAQQDGQGLANLYGGQKALQDKLDTFFSTPENADRPGGYGGIIHEMIEARAVRMGQLGMSNQPSHHIPYMYNFAGAPAKTQAAVREILRRLYVGSEIGQGYLGDEDNGEMSSWYILSSLGIYPLQAGSSEWAIGSPQFTRMTVRRPSGDIVVNAPNNSTRNVYVQGVLVNGKKQRSLSLDVATLAKGGTIDFQMGPNPSSWGSGKKDAPPSLTKGDKTPEPLQDTTGPGLGTATASGGQDASKLFDDSSTTQVTFTSATPQINWAFRNGKQKPTYYTVTSGASAGDPADWRLQGSNDGLTWTTVDTRKDQVFPWRNQTRPYTVDKPGRFTQFRLAVTKTLGAAQTNLAEIELLAGGDLDLDGGDITVTAADSVHPTAGVPVSGPLALVTGGTASSYQATIDWGDGTPVTEGTVTLSSRAVYRIGGSHTYATPGYHQANVTVTDGESQSSATVGVEVGYAPSTGLTAAFDTVCVGDEGVLAADCDAKTWAYSRAALTAGGATQGQRQQVPGTALQFTLPVIPAGLPDNATGNGATIGLDLPDDARSISFIGAGTQGNQSTTATATFSDGSTASVPIQLSDWTLGGNPDGTPSYGNTIVAKTAYRLYGTSRDGAQPFLFATAPYQIPAGKTLVSVTLPTQTGDPRSAGRIHVFAVANDGTPAPALTTVAPKDQTANAGQDLAANLGSVTGGVPGTTGYRARVQWGDGTAPNDATIGASGAMSGQHTYAREGTYTVRVTAWDTLSSSTGSFTVTVAPGRSQPTIALSAASTTVTTGAAITVDGSGFAAGEQVTVTVGTNPARTTKVAASKAGTVLASVAMSGDEQPGRYAVTATGTSSRTPATATVRVTERQPALTYQPRVALTTTSGPRATSITVDGSGFAPNEAVTIAFGNGLAVSTVRANGDGVISGATVSVPGVAKAGATSVTLTGATSATAVARPFTVTG is encoded by the coding sequence GTGACAACAGCCGCCCTGCTACCGCTGGGACTGCTCGTCGCCGCGCCCCTGGCCCACGCCGCTCCCGCCGCGGCAACGCCCGGCAACTTCAGCTCCTCGTTCGAGCCGGCCGACCCGCAACCCGTCACCAGCACTGTCGAGCTTGGCGCGAACGGAAAGCCGGTCCAGGCGAACGCGAGCGGCCAGGTCAACACGCTGCCCGGCAGCCTGCTCGGCCAGGTCAGCACCGTGACCGCGAGCGCCGAGCACCCGCCGGACGAGGTCGCCGCGAACCTCAAGGACGCCGACCCGTCGACCAAGTGGCTCATGTTCCAGCCGAGCGGCTGGGTGACCTACCAGCTCGCCAAGCCCGCGACGGTGGTGCGCTACTCGCTGACCGCGGCCAACGACGAACCGACCCGGGACCCCAAGGACTTCGTCGTGCAGGGGTCCAACGACGGCAGCACGTGGACCGACCTGGACAAGCGCGCCGGCGAGACGTTCAGCGGCCGCTTTGCCACCAAGACGTACAGCTTGACCAACACGAGCGCCTACGGCTTCTACCGGCTGAACATCACCGCGAACTCCGGTGACTCGCTCGTGCAGCTCGCCGACTGGAACATCAGCGACGGCTCGGACGTCCTCCCGCCGATGGTCAGCGAAGCAACCGCCGGCCCGAGCGGTGGCTACACCACGAAGCCGGACGTCGGGTTCACCGGACTGGCGGCGCTGCGCTACGCGGGCGGTGCCGAGGGCAACGGCCGCTCGTACGCGACCAACAAGCTGTTCGACGTCCACATCCCGGTCGGACCCAAGACCCGGCTGTCGTACAAGCTCTTCCCCGAGTTCACCGGTAAGGACGCCGGATACCCGTCCACCTACGCCGCCGTCGACCTGCACTTCACCGACGGCAGCTACCTGAGCGGACGCTCACCCGTCGACCAGCACGGCTACCCGTTGACGGGCGCCGGACAGGGCGCATCGAAGGTGCTCTACGCCGACCAGTGGAACCTGGTGCAGGCCGACCTCGGCACCGTCGCACCCGGCAAGACGATCGACCGCATCCTGCTCGCGTACGACAACCCGCAGGCCACCGGGGAGACCCGGTTCCAGGGCTGGATCGACGACATCGAGCTGACCGCCGCACCGGCGTCGATCGACGGCTCGAAGCTGACCAACTACGTCGACACCCGGCGCGGCACCAACTCGACGTCCGGCTTCTCGCGCGGCAACAACCTGCCGATCACCTCGGTGCCGAACGGCTTCAACTTCTTCACGCCGGTGACCGACGCGACCTCCGACACGTGGGAGTACCAGTACCACCGGATCAACAACGAGGCCAACCTGCCCATGCTGCAGGGTCTCGCGATCTCCCACGAGCCCAGCCCGTGGATGGGTGACCGCAACCAGATGTCAGTCATGCCGGTCGCCGGCGACGGACCCCTCACCGGCGCGCCCGCCAGCCGTGCGCTTGCCTTCCGCCACGACGACGAGACGGCACAGCCGGACCTCTACCGGGTCACGCTGCAGAACGGCCTGATCGCGGAGATGTCGCCCACCGACCACGCCGGGATCATGCGGTTCACCTTCCCGGCCGGGCAGGCGACCGGAAGCCTCGTCTTCCACAACGGCACGTTCACCATCGGCGCGGACGGCACCTTCACCGGCTGGGTCGACAACGGCAGCCCCCTGTCGGCCGGTCGGAGCCGCATGTTCGTGTCCGGTGCCTTCGACCGGGCACCGACCGCTTCCGCGGCGACGTCCGCCACCTTCGACCTCTCTGCGAGCCGGGAGGTGACGATGCGCCTCGCGACGTCGTTCCTCTCCGTCGACCAGGCGCGCCGGAACCTCGACCTGGAGGTCACTGGTAAGAGCTTCGACCAGATCCACGCCGCCGCGACGGCCGCGTGGAAGGACCGGCTCGGCCGGGTCGAGGTGCGCGGCGCCACCGAAGCGCAGTTGGTCACGATGTACTCGAATCTGTACCGGCTGAACCTCTACCCGAACTCGCAGTCGGAGAACACCGGCACCGCCGCCGCACCACGCTGGCAGTACGCCAGCCCGGTCTCGACGCCGACCGGTGCATCGACCCCCACCCACACCGGCGCGAAGATCGTCGACGGGCAGATCTACGTCAACAACGGCTTCTGGGACACCTACCGCACCGTGTGGCCCGCCTACGCTCTGCTGTACCCGGACATCGCCGCCAAGATCTCCGATGGGTTCGTGCAGCACTACCGCGACGGCGGCTGGATCGCCCGCTGGTCGTCCCCCGGCTACGCCGACCTGATGACCGGCACCAGCGCCAACGTGGCCCTGGCTCAGGCGTACCTCACCGGGGTCAAGCTGCCCGACCCGCTCGCGGCGTACAACGCGGCCGTCAAGGACGCGACCGTCGCGTCCGGGCGCGGCGAGGTCGGCCGCAAGGGCATCGAGACCTCCCTGTTCCTCGGCTACACGCCGACCTCCACCGGGGAGTCGGTGTCGTGGGCGCTGGAGGGTTACATCAACGACTACGGCATCGGCAACATGGGTGCGGCCCTCGCCGAGGACCCGGCCACGCCGAAGTCGGAGCGTGCCCGACTCAAGGAGGAGTCGCGGTACTTCCTGGAGCGGGCCCAGAACTACGTCCACCTCTTCGACCCGAAGACGAAGCTCTTCCAGGGTCGCGACGCGGCCGGCAACTTCCTCGCCGGTGACCCGCTGGACTGGGGTGGCGTCTACACCGAGACCAACGGGTGGAACTTCACCTTCACCGCCCAGCAGGACGGTCAGGGCCTCGCCAACCTGTACGGCGGGCAGAAGGCGCTGCAGGACAAGCTCGACACGTTCTTCTCCACCCCCGAGAACGCCGACCGCCCCGGCGGGTACGGCGGCATCATCCACGAGATGATCGAGGCGCGCGCGGTGCGGATGGGGCAGCTCGGCATGAGCAACCAGCCGTCGCACCACATCCCGTACATGTACAACTTCGCTGGCGCGCCGGCCAAGACCCAGGCGGCGGTACGGGAAATCCTGCGCCGCCTCTACGTCGGTAGCGAGATCGGCCAGGGCTACCTGGGCGACGAGGACAACGGCGAGATGTCGTCGTGGTACATCCTCAGCTCGCTGGGCATCTACCCCCTGCAGGCCGGGTCGTCCGAGTGGGCCATCGGCTCGCCGCAGTTCACCAGGATGACCGTGCGTCGCCCCAGCGGCGACATCGTCGTCAACGCGCCGAACAACAGCACGCGCAACGTCTACGTGCAGGGCGTGTTGGTCAACGGCAAGAAACAGCGCAGCCTGTCCCTGGACGTGGCCACGCTCGCCAAGGGCGGCACCATCGACTTCCAGATGGGCCCCAACCCGTCGTCGTGGGGCAGCGGCAAGAAGGACGCGCCGCCGTCGCTGACCAAGGGCGACAAGACGCCGGAGCCGTTGCAGGACACCACCGGCCCCGGTCTCGGCACCGCGACCGCGAGTGGCGGTCAGGACGCGTCGAAGCTGTTCGACGACTCGTCGACCACGCAGGTCACCTTCACCTCGGCGACCCCGCAGATCAACTGGGCCTTCCGTAACGGCAAGCAGAAGCCGACCTACTACACCGTCACGTCCGGGGCGAGTGCCGGCGATCCGGCCGACTGGCGGCTGCAGGGTTCCAACGACGGCCTCACCTGGACCACCGTGGACACCCGCAAGGACCAGGTCTTCCCGTGGCGTAACCAGACCCGGCCCTACACCGTCGACAAGCCGGGCCGGTTCACACAGTTCCGTCTCGCCGTGACGAAGACCCTCGGCGCCGCGCAGACCAACCTCGCCGAGATCGAGCTGCTCGCCGGGGGCGACCTCGACCTAGACGGAGGCGACATCACGGTGACCGCCGCGGACAGCGTGCACCCGACCGCCGGCGTGCCGGTCTCGGGACCGCTGGCCCTCGTCACCGGCGGCACCGCCAGCAGTTACCAGGCCACGATCGACTGGGGTGACGGCACGCCGGTCACCGAGGGCACCGTGACGCTGAGCTCGCGGGCCGTCTACCGCATCGGTGGGTCACACACCTACGCCACGCCGGGCTACCACCAGGCGAACGTCACGGTGACCGACGGCGAGAGCCAGAGCTCCGCGACGGTCGGCGTCGAGGTGGGGTACGCCCCGAGCACCGGTCTCACCGCCGCGTTCGACACCGTCTGCGTCGGCGACGAAGGAGTTCTCGCGGCGGACTGCGACGCCAAGACGTGGGCGTACTCGCGGGCGGCCCTGACGGCGGGCGGCGCAACCCAGGGGCAGCGGCAGCAGGTCCCCGGAACGGCACTGCAGTTCACGCTGCCGGTGATCCCGGCCGGGCTGCCGGACAACGCCACCGGTAACGGTGCGACGATCGGGCTCGACCTTCCGGACGACGCGAGGAGCATCTCCTTCATCGGCGCCGGAACGCAGGGCAACCAGAGCACCACCGCCACGGCGACGTTCAGCGACGGCAGCACGGCCAGCGTCCCGATCCAGCTGAGTGACTGGACGTTGGGCGGCAACCCCGACGGCACCCCGTCGTACGGCAACACCATCGTCGCGAAGACGGCGTACCGCCTGTACGGCACGAGCCGGGACGGCGCCCAGCCGTTCCTGTTCGCCACCGCGCCGTACCAGATCCCGGCGGGCAAGACGCTGGTGTCGGTGACCCTGCCGACGCAGACCGGTGACCCTCGCTCGGCGGGCCGGATCCACGTGTTCGCCGTCGCCAACGACGGCACGCCGGCCCCCGCACTCACCACCGTCGCCCCGAAGGACCAGACGGCGAACGCCGGTCAGGATCTCGCGGCGAACCTCGGTTCGGTGACCGGCGGCGTTCCCGGCACGACGGGCTACCGCGCCCGCGTCCAATGGGGAGACGGCACGGCTCCGAACGACGCGACGATCGGTGCGTCCGGTGCGATGAGCGGGCAGCACACCTACGCGCGGGAGGGCACCTACACCGTGCGCGTCACCGCGTGGGACACGCTGTCGAGCAGCACCGGGTCCTTCACCGTGACCGTGGCACCTGGCAGGTCCCAGCCGACGATCGCGCTGTCGGCCGCCAGCACCACCGTCACCACCGGTGCGGCGATCACCGTCGACGGCAGCGGGTTCGCCGCCGGCGAGCAGGTGACCGTCACCGTCGGCACCAACCCGGCACGGACCACGAAGGTCGCGGCCTCCAAGGCGGGAACGGTCCTAGCCTCGGTCGCGATGTCCGGTGACGAGCAGCCCGGCCGGTACGCCGTCACCGCGACGGGAACGTCCTCCCGTACGCCGGCCACGGCCACCGTCCGGGTGACCGAGCGGCAGCCCGCGTTGACGTACCAGCCGAGGGTGGCGCTGACGACCACCTCGGGGCCGCGCGCCACGTCGATCACGGTTGACGGTTCCGGGTTCGCACCGAACGAGGCGGTCACGATCGCCTTCGGCAACGGTCTCGCGGTGAGCACCGTGCGCGCGAATGGCGACGGTGTCATCTCCGGCGCGACGGTCAGCGTCCCGGGTGTGGCGAAGGCGGGCGCGACAAGCGTCACGCTGACCGGTGCCACGTCCGCGACGGCGGTGGCCCGACCGTTCACCGTCACCGGCTAG
- a CDS encoding phosphotransferase — MADLALLASGRDADVFALDESRVLRHYRQGGDTAPEADVMAYVAAAGYPVPAVYTVDGPDLVLERLDGETLLDALLAGRVAVDTAADLLADLHDRLHRLPARFSAEPTDRVLHLDLHPQNVMMTSRGPVVIDWRNAAEGPPDLDVAMTALIFAEVAVGPDAQLADFARAGLGAFQQRAEPPRATHLRTALGMRRVNPTLSVAEKAALDDAAALVHTRAG, encoded by the coding sequence GTGGCCGATCTCGCACTGCTCGCGTCCGGGCGCGACGCCGATGTCTTCGCGCTCGACGAGTCGAGGGTGCTGCGTCACTACCGCCAGGGCGGGGACACCGCGCCGGAGGCCGACGTGATGGCGTACGTCGCCGCCGCCGGCTACCCGGTGCCGGCCGTGTACACCGTGGATGGCCCCGACCTGGTGCTCGAACGACTCGACGGCGAGACCCTCCTCGACGCGCTCCTCGCCGGGCGCGTCGCCGTTGACACCGCCGCCGACCTGCTTGCGGACCTGCACGATCGCCTCCACCGCCTGCCGGCTCGGTTCAGCGCCGAGCCGACGGACCGAGTCCTGCACCTCGACCTGCACCCACAGAACGTCATGATGACCTCGCGGGGGCCTGTGGTGATCGATTGGCGCAACGCCGCCGAGGGGCCGCCCGACCTGGACGTGGCCATGACCGCCCTGATCTTCGCCGAGGTGGCGGTCGGTCCGGACGCGCAGCTCGCCGACTTTGCCCGGGCGGGACTCGGCGCCTTCCAACAGCGGGCGGAACCACCCCGTGCCACCCACCTGCGGACCGCGCTGGGCATGCGCAGGGTCAACCCCACACTCTCTGTCGCCGAGAAAGCTGCCCTGGACGACGCCGCCGCCCTGGTCCACACCCGCGCGGGCTGA